One Euphorbia lathyris chromosome 1, ddEupLath1.1, whole genome shotgun sequence DNA segment encodes these proteins:
- the LOC136228941 gene encoding 4-coumarate--CoA ligase-like 9 yields MAPQALESTDSSSFVDPLSGFCPKTKTFHSLRPPTPLPPLHQPLSVSQFAISLLLSSSANAAAGTFLVNSTTGDSLTYSQFLTQTRSLSLALKSRYSLSTNDVAFILCPTSIQVPILYFSLLSLGVTVSPANPLSSNSEVSHEIQLCKPKIAFATSQTAHKLPALPLGTILIDSPEFLSLLNQSDDAEFDGSGLVEVNQSDSAAILYSSGTTGKVKGVCLTHRNLIALIAGYDNNRGEVGGDQPETPAVTLFTLPLFHVFGFSMLIRAASKGETVVLIERFDFEVMLKAVERYKVNLIPVSPPLIVAFVKSELTKKYDLSSLLYLGCGGAPLGKDVADKFKEKFPHIGISQGYGMTETGGGATRTITEEEVKQHGSVGRLGEDMEAKIVDPSTGEALPPGQRGELWLRGPTIMKGYVGDEKATSETLDSDGWLKTGDICYFDSNGFIYIVDRLKELIKYKAYQVPPAELEHLLHSNTEIEDAAVVPYPDEEAGQIPMAYVVRKAGSNLTEAQVMDFIAKQVAPYKKIRRVAFINAIPKNPAGKILRRELVNHALSATASKL; encoded by the exons ATGGCACCACAAGCTCTTGAATCTACTGATTCCTCCTCTTTTGTCGATCCTCTTTCTGGTTTTTGCCCCAAAACCAAAACTTTTCATAGTTTAAGGCCACCCACTCCTCTTCCTCCGCTTCATCAACCTCTTTCCGTTTCTCAATTCGCTATCTCTCTCCTCCTTTCCTCCTCCGCCAACGCCGCCGCCGGAACTTTCCTTGTTAACTCTACCACCGGCGATTCCCTAACCTATTCTCAGTTTCTGACTCAGACTCGTTCTCTCTCCCTCGCTCTTAAATCTCGTTACTCTCTATCCACAAACGATGTCGCTTTTATCCTCTGTCCTACCTCTATTCAGGTTCCGATTCTTTACTTTTCTCTCCTTTCCCTCGGGGTTACGGTTTCTCCGGCTAATCCTCTCAGTTCTAACTCCGAGGTTAGCCATGAAATTCAACTCTGCAAGCCTAAGATCGCCTTTGCCACATCGCAAACAGCTCATAAACTCCCCGCTCTTCCTCTCGGGACTATTCTCATTGACTCGCCGGAGTTTCTCTCCTTGTTGAACCAATCTGATGACGCCGAATTTGACGGAAGCGGATTAGTTGAGGTGAATCAATCAGATTCGGCTGCGATTCTTTACTCTTCAGGTACGACAGGAAAAGTCAAAGGCGTGTGTTTGACTCACCGGAATTTGATTGCGTTAATTGCCGGATATGATAACAACCGTGGTGAGGTGGGCGGGGATCAACCGGAAACTCCGGCAGTAACTCTCTTTACGCTACCTCTATTTCACGTTTTTGGGTTTTCTATGCTGATTAGAGCTGCTTCCAAGGGGGAGACGGTTGTGTTGATTGAAAGGTTTGATTTTGAAGTAATGTTGAAAGCCGTGGAGAGGTATAAGGTGAATCTGATTCCAGTTTCGCCGCCTCTGATCGTGGCTTTCGTGAAATCGGAGTtgacaaaaaaatatgatttgaGTTCCTTATTGTATCTGGGATGCGGCGGTGCTCCTCTTGGGAAGGATGTTGCTGATAAGTTCAAGGAAAAATTCCCCCACATCGGAATTTCCCAG GGGTATGGGATGACTGAGACAGGAGGAGGGGCAACTCGGACAATAACAGAGGAAGAAGTAAAGCAGCATGGTTCTGTTGGACGCTTGGGTGAAGATATGGAAGCCAAGATTGTTGATCCTTCAACGGGAGAGGCCTTGCCTCCTGGCCAGCGAGGGGAGCTCTGGTTGCGAGGACCAACAATCATGAAAG GTTATGTAGGAGACGAGAAAGCAACTTCTGAAACCTTGGATTCAGATGGTTGGTTAAAGACTGGGGATATTTGTTATTTTGATTCTAATGGCTTCATCTATATCGTTGATAGATTAAAGGAACTGATAAAATATAAGGCATATCAG GTACCTCCAGCTGAACTGGAACACTTACTTCACTCCAATACCGAAATTGAGGATGCTGCTGTTGTTCC ATACCCTGATGAAGAAGCCGGACAAATTCCCATGGCGTATGTAGTGAGGAAAGCAGGAAGCAATCTTACAGAGGCTCAAGTTATGGATTTCATTGCAAAACAG GTTGCACCGTACAAGAAAATAAGGCGAGTAGCGTTTATCAATGCTATTCCGAAAAATCCAGCAGGAAAGATCCTGAGACGGGAGCTAGTGAATCATGCTCTCTCTGCTACTGCATCCAAATTATGA
- the LOC136228946 gene encoding cyclin-dependent kinase G-2-like — protein MAAGRIDVSRRRVYNGYSNKYFDRCRSEANHVELNQIARHDGSYENGYHVSSSGRRLSCRDEEKKLAELRSGNRLHHSPRLEDGEIPICEGNPSLHVGKKRKFSPIIWDVEKKVAVKNRVVVETATQSSRPPTAENDRVDAGVDKYPIPANQIAGLNLVSDKICLESSSSDVTESEAGSLVNLSPPLPLENHGNGDGEQGPGEEGNFAETRSISMSRWAFESDSPGGACLYDDGVPGEIKSSRGFSAERVGPPCEVLKGDRSRSSGSTERDSSTGTSGVEHFEDELKNDDDMDVGGALDRNDDDDQMDESCNQAEESAAASQGSVDMRQGCRSVYEYERLNEINEGTYGKVYKAKDKRTGEIVALKKMKMDVGGYRNLDYGFPITALREINILLSFHHPSIVNVKEVVMDGLDNVFMVMEYMEHDLKGLMQVMKQPFSTSEVKCLMLQLLGGVKYLHDNWVLHRDLKTSNLLLNNEGELKICDFGMSRLYGSPLKSYTSLVVTLWYRAPELLLGAKKYSTAVDMWSVGCIMAELLAKEPLFTGKNEIDQLTKVFKILGAPSETIWPGFSNLPGAKANFVKQPYNLLRKKFPASSFTGSSVLSDLGFDLLNKLLTYDPEKRLTAEAALNHPWFNEVPLPKSKAFMPTYPPQYARNR, from the exons ATGGCGGCAGGGCGCATCGACGTTTCAAGGAGAAGGGTTTATAATGGTTACTCCAATAAATATTTTGATCGCTGTAGGAGCGAGGCTAATCATGTGGAATTGAATCAAATTGCTCGGCATGATGGGTCATATGAGAATGGGTACCATGTTTCCTCAAGTGGTCGAAGGCTTAGTTGTAGAGATGAAGAGAAGAAATTGGCTGAGTTGCGAAGTGGAAATCGTCTCCATCATTCACCAAGGTTGGAAGATGGTGAAATACCTATATGCGAAGGTAATCCTTCGTTGCACGTGGGGAAGAAAAGGAAGTTCTCACCCATTATATGGGACGTAGAGAAGAAAGTAGCTGTGAAGAATAGAGTTGTTGTAGAAACTGCCACACAATCTTCTCGTCCTCCAACAGCTGAGAATGATCGTGTGGATGCAGGTGTTGATAAGTACCCTATCCCAGCAAATCAAATTGCGGGATTGAACCTTGTGTCAGATAAGATTTGCTTGGAAAGTAGCTCGTCAGACGTGACTGAGTCTGAGGCTGGGTCTCTAGTGAATTTGTCTCCTCCACTCCCCCTGGAGAACCATGGGAATGGTGATGGAGAACAAGGCCCAGGGGAGGAGGGAAACTTTGCTGAAACACGAAGCATTTCCATGTCACGGTGGGCATTTGAGAGTGATTCTCCTGGTGGTGCATGTTTGTATGATGATGGTGTACCTGGAGAAATTAAAAGCAGTAGGGGTTTTAGTGCTGAGAGAGTGGGACCTCCCTGTGAAGTGTTGAAgggagatagatcaagaagttCAGGATCAACTGAACGGGATTCCAGTACTGGGACTAGTGGGGTTGAACATTTTGAAGATGAACTGAAAAATGATGACGATATGGATGTGGGTGGGGCTTTAGATAGAAATGATGATGATGACCAGATGGATGAAAGCTGCAATCAGGCTGAAGAGTCTGCTGCTGCTTCACAGGGAAGTGTGGACATGCGTCAGGGTTGTAGAAGTGTGTACGAGTATGAGAGACTTAATGAAATCAATGAAGGTACATATGGTAAAGTGTACAAAGCCAAGGATAAGAGAACTGGAGAAATTGTGgcattgaagaagatgaaaatggATGTAGGAGGTTACCGAAACTTAGACTATGGCTTCCCTATAACAGCTTTGAGGGAAATTAACATTCTTTTATCTTTTCATCACCCTTCCATTGTCAATGTTAAAGAAGTTGTAATGGATGGCCTTGACAATGTTTTTATGGTGATGGAGTACATGGAACATGACCTCAAGGGGCTTATGCAGGTTATGAAGCAACCCTTTAGTACAAGTGAGGTCAAATGCTTGATGCTTCAGTTGTTAGGAGGGGTCAAGTATCTTCATGATAACTGGGTGCTTCATAGGGATTTGaagacatcaaaccttcttctAAATAATGAGGGGGAACTAAAAATATGCGATTTCGGGATGTCACGGTTGTATGGGAGCCCATTAAAGTCTTATACATCGCTTGTGGTTACTTTATGGTACAG GGCACCTGAACTTCTACTGGGAGCTAAGAAATATTCAACAGCAGTTGACATGTGGTCAGTGGGTTGCATCATGGCTGAATTGTTAGCAAAGGAACCTCTATTTACAGGGAAAAATGAAATTGATCAGCTTACTAAG GTTTTCAAAATTCTTGGCGCACCAAGTGAGACAATCTGGCCTGGATTTTCTAATTTGCCTGGTGCCAAAGCAAATTTTGTTAAGCAGCC GTACAATTTGTTGCGGAAGAAGTTTCCTGCCTCATCCTTCACAGGATCTTCTGTCCTTTCTGATTTGGGATTTGACTTGTTAAACAAACTTCTGACTTATGACCCAGAAAAG AGACTTACAGCTGAAGCTGCGCTGAATCATCCTTGGTTTAATGAGGTTCCTCTCCCTAAATCTAAAGCATTCATGCCTACTTATCCACCACAATATGCAAGAAACAGGTAG